In Leptolyngbya sp. O-77, the genomic window GGACTTACATTACCGAAGCCACCACTCTGGGTGACTGGCCCCGCATTACGCTGGGCATTGCCATGATGAGCCTGTTTGTGGTGGGTTTCAACCGCCTGTTTTGGCGGCGACTCTATGAGCTAGCTGAGACGAAATATCATCTCTAGTGCTATGTCACAGCTAGAGCTTAGGTTGGTAGTCAGCGCTTTAGCGCTGAAGCGCTGACTACGAGCCGAGGCATCACCCTAAAACTAAACCGTGACACTGCACCAGAAAACATTCCTCTGAAATCCCCCCCTTTAGGAGTGCCCCATGACCCCGAAGACCCGTCTAGACACCGCCTTGATTGCTGTTGAGCAGGTGAGCAAAAGCTTTGCCTCTCCTGAAGGGAAAGGAAGCTTCACGGTTCTGAGCAACATCAATCTTGCGATCTATCCTGGGGAGGTCGTGGCTCTGCTTGGCCGCAGCGGGAGTGGCAAGAGTACGCTGCTGCGAATCATGGCGGGGCTGCTGTCGCCCAGCGAGGGCAGGGTCTACAGCAACGGGCAGCCCCTCAAGGGAACAAATACCGACGTAGCGATGGTGTTTCAGAGCTTTGCACTGTTGCCTTGGTTGACGGTGCAGGAAAACGTTGAACTAGGGCTGGATGCTCAGGGTGTAGAACTGGCAGAACGACGACGGCGATCGCTCGAAGCAATTGACCTCGTGGGGCTGGATGGGTTTGAAAGCGCCTACCCCAAGGAACTATCGGGCGGCATGAAGCAGCGGGTCGGCTTTGCGCGGGCCCTGGTGCTACAGCCCAAAGTGCTGTTTATGGATGAGCCGTTTAGCGCCCTCGATGTGCTGACCGCAGAAAACCTGCGGGGCGAAATTGACGATCTCTGGAATGCAGGCCAGTTCCCGTCTCAAAGTATTTTGATCGTCACCCACAACATCGAGGAAGCCGTGTTTCTGGCTGATCGGATTGTCGTGCTGGGCGCACGTCCGGGTCGAATTCGTGGCATTATCGATGTCGATTTGCCCCGCTCCCACGATCGCACCCAGCCCCGATTTACCGCATTGGTGGACTATCTTTACACCGTCATGACCAACCCCGACCTGGAGGTGACTGGACTGGGAGTGGCTGGAGCAGTCGCCGCCAGCCCCGTTCCTGCCGCCCGATTCGAGGGTGCAGCCGCTAACAGCGTGCGGCGATCGCCCTACGAAATGCACCTGCCCCACGCCCGGGCCGGCGGCATCAGCGGACTCCTGGAACTGCTGGTGGAAAAGCCAGACGGACAGGAAGATTTGCCCCGCCTGGCCGAGCGCCTGGGGCTAACGGTCGATGATCTACTGCCCATTTTGGATGCAGCCGTTCTGTTGGGTTTTGCAACGGTTGCCGCAGGCGATGTGAGGCTGACGGAAGTGGGTCGAGAATTTGCCACGACCACCATCCTGCAAAGCAAAGACCTGTTCCGACAGCAGCTTCTGCGCCATATCCCCGTGTTTGACAGCATTTGCAGCACCCTGCGCGAAAAGCAAAACGGCTCCATGCGGGCAGACTTTTTCCTGGATCTGTGGGATGAACACTTTCCCCACGCCGAAGCAGAGCGCCAGTTTGCGACCGCTGTAGATTGGGGACGCTATGCAGAGCTATTTGAGTATGACGCAGACGAGGAGCGGCTTTATCTGCCGGAAGCGCAGCTTGTGGCATAGGCGCACTGCTGGCATTAGCCTGCTGGAGTCATGCCCCCATGACCGGGCGATATGACCGGGCGATCGCCCCTCACGCCCGCCTAGCCTCTCCCCTCCCTCGGTTGCAGCCCTCTGGCAAATTGCCCCAATCGCGCTGATAGCATAGAGGAGGCCGCGCCCAGCGCTCGGCCGCTTTCGGAGGACTTTTGATCTGTTTGCAGCCCATCCATGACCGAACTCCCCACCCACGCCATCCAGCCCGCCGTCGCTGCCAGCGACACCTGGTTTGACTATCCGGTGCGCGTCCAGCCCCACCACACCGACTATGCAGGCGTAGCCTGGCACGGCACCTACATCGCCTGGCTCGAAGAAGCCCGCGTCGAGTACCTGCGCTCCATCGGCGTGAACTATGAAGACCTCGTGGCGATCGGCTGTGAGCTTCCCGTCGTCGAACTTTCGCTGCGTTATCACCGGGCGATTCAGATGGGCGAAGGGGCGATCGTCCGCACTCGGTTGCAGATGGACGGCGTGCGCCTCAACTGCGACTATCGCATCCAGTCTCCCGATGGCGAAATCCTCTACGCCACAGCCCAGGTTACGCTTGTCGCGGTCGATCGCGAAAAGGGCAAGATCATGCGCGTGCTGCCGCCAGCGGTGAAGAGTGCGCTGATGCGCCTGGCGAGTCCGTGATCAAGGGTCAAGATGATGTCAACACAGAAAGGGAAAACCCAAAAACGAAACCCTTTCCCTCTTCCTTCTTCCCTTTTCGTTCTTCCCTCTTTCTTCGTTCTTCCCTCTTCCCTCTTCCCTCTTAACTCCCTATGTCCGTCATCGTCTTCGGCAGCCTCAACATGGATCTCGTCGCCCGCACGCCGCGTCTGCCCAAGGCGGGTGAAACGCTGACGGGACATATGTTTGAAACCGTGCCGGGGGGCAAGGGCGCAAATCAGGCGGTGGCAGTGGCGCGGCTGGGCGTGCCGACGGCGATGGTGGGGCGCGTGGGCGGCGACAGTTTTGGGCAGGACTTGCTGCGGGGGTTGCAGGAAAGCGGCGTAGCGTGCGATCGCGTTTTGATCGACCCCAGCACCCACTCTGGCATCGCCATGATTGCAGTGGATGATGCCAGCGAAAACACGATTATTCTAGTGCCTGGTGCAAACGGTCGGGTGGATGAATCCGACGTGGCGCGGCTTGCAGAAATTTTGCCCCAGGCGAAGGTGCTGCTGCTGCAATTGGAAATTCCCCTGCCGATGGTGGTCGCCGCCGCCAAAGCCGCCAAAGCTGCCGGGGTGACGGTGCTATTTGACCCTGCGCCCGCTCGCACGGATCTGCCCGACGAGCTATTTCCCCTAATTGACATCATCACGCCCAACCAGGTGGAAACGGGGCAGCTTGTGGGGTTCCCAGTGACCGACCTAGAGTCGGCTCAAAAAGCGGCGGCTGTGCTGCACGAGCGGGGGGTGGGCACGGTTATTAGCAAGCTGGGCAAAGCCGGAGCGGTCTGCATGACGGCGGACGAAACCTTTGAAATTCCTAGCTTTCCGGTGCAGGCCGTAGACACCGTAGCCGCAGGTGACTGCTTTAATGGGGGGCTGGCTGCCGGACTGGCCGCCGGGCTGAGTCTGCGCCAGGCAACTACGCAGGCCGCCGCCGCCGCCGCTATATCCGTCACCCGGCCCGGCGCACAGCCGTCTTTGCCCACCCGCGAAGAGTTGCAGTCATTCTTGCGAGAGCGATCCGTATCGCTACCTGGTTTTTGAAGGGCAAAATTTCTCAGCACCCGTTTTCAGCACTTGACTGATAGCGACGCTACAGCAGCCTGGACAAAACCCCTTAA contains:
- a CDS encoding nitrate/sulfonate/bicarbonate ABC transporter ATP-binding protein gives rise to the protein MTPKTRLDTALIAVEQVSKSFASPEGKGSFTVLSNINLAIYPGEVVALLGRSGSGKSTLLRIMAGLLSPSEGRVYSNGQPLKGTNTDVAMVFQSFALLPWLTVQENVELGLDAQGVELAERRRRSLEAIDLVGLDGFESAYPKELSGGMKQRVGFARALVLQPKVLFMDEPFSALDVLTAENLRGEIDDLWNAGQFPSQSILIVTHNIEEAVFLADRIVVLGARPGRIRGIIDVDLPRSHDRTQPRFTALVDYLYTVMTNPDLEVTGLGVAGAVAASPVPAARFEGAAANSVRRSPYEMHLPHARAGGISGLLELLVEKPDGQEDLPRLAERLGLTVDDLLPILDAAVLLGFATVAAGDVRLTEVGREFATTTILQSKDLFRQQLLRHIPVFDSICSTLREKQNGSMRADFFLDLWDEHFPHAEAERQFATAVDWGRYAELFEYDADEERLYLPEAQLVA
- a CDS encoding acyl-CoA thioesterase codes for the protein MTELPTHAIQPAVAASDTWFDYPVRVQPHHTDYAGVAWHGTYIAWLEEARVEYLRSIGVNYEDLVAIGCELPVVELSLRYHRAIQMGEGAIVRTRLQMDGVRLNCDYRIQSPDGEILYATAQVTLVAVDREKGKIMRVLPPAVKSALMRLASP
- the rbsK gene encoding ribokinase, giving the protein MSVIVFGSLNMDLVARTPRLPKAGETLTGHMFETVPGGKGANQAVAVARLGVPTAMVGRVGGDSFGQDLLRGLQESGVACDRVLIDPSTHSGIAMIAVDDASENTIILVPGANGRVDESDVARLAEILPQAKVLLLQLEIPLPMVVAAAKAAKAAGVTVLFDPAPARTDLPDELFPLIDIITPNQVETGQLVGFPVTDLESAQKAAAVLHERGVGTVISKLGKAGAVCMTADETFEIPSFPVQAVDTVAAGDCFNGGLAAGLAAGLSLRQATTQAAAAAAISVTRPGAQPSLPTREELQSFLRERSVSLPGF